The DNA sequence GGAGGGCGATGCGCTCCAGCATCGTGGCCAGGACGCTCCGGGCGCGGCGCTCCTGCTCGGGGACGTCGGGGAACTCGACGCGGAAGTAGACCTGTTCGCGGGCCGCGTCGGTGGCGGCGAGTTCGACGCGGCGGTGCCGTGAGCCCGGGTCGCCGGAGTCGGTCTTGTGGTAGTCGGCCTCGATGGTCCAGCCGGGCACACCGAGCACGTCGGCCGGTGCCGGCCCGTCGCCGCGGACCTCGTCCACCGTGCCGTCGGCGCCCGCGCGGTACCACCCCAGCTGGTCACGCATGTCGTCGTCGACCGGCTTCCCGACGCCGAACTCGTGGTAGACGGAGACGACGATCTGACCGCCCGGCCCCGTGTAGAGGACACCGGCGCGCTCACGGGAACGCTCGTAGTCCGCGGGGACGGCGACGGTGAAGCGGAGCTCCGCCTCCCGGACCTCGCGCCAGCCCGGGGGCAGCGGTCCGGACGCCTTCGCCGCGCGGGGGAAGCGGGCACCGGCGACCGGGGACGCCTCGACCGACGGTGACGGCCCCGCCCCGCCGGCCCGTGCGGGGGGTGTGGTGCCGGGCGACGCCGTGCGGGAGGCGCCGGCCCGGTCGGACGCACCGGCGCCCGGTGGGGTGCCGCCGCGGCCGTTCGCCCACACCAGGGCGGTCACCAGTCCCCCGGCGAGCAGGACGACCGCCACCGCGGCGGCCACCAGCCGGACGGTCCGGGGCGAGGCGTTCGGGGCTGCCGCCGCCCGCGTGGCGGCGGCAGCCGCAGCATCGGGCGGAGGGGCCGCCGGACGCAGCCCGGTCGCGATGTCGCCGAGGCGGGCGGCGACATCGGCGGCGCGCTGCGGGCGGTCGGCGGGGTCCTTGGCGAGGAGTTGAAGGGTGAGCGCGTCGAGCGCGGCCGGCAGCCCGGGGCGGAGCGTGCTTGGAGCGGCCGGGGTCTCGTAGAGATGCCCGTCGAAATGCGCCTCCCGTGAGCGGCTTCCGAACGGCGGCTGTCCGGTGAGGAGTTCGTACAGCAGGCAGCCGACCGCATACAGGTCGCTCCGGTGGTCGACGGGGCCGCTTCGTATCTGCTCGGGGGACATCCACGGGGCGGTGCCCATGAGAACGCCCTCGGTGAGCCGGTCCAGCCCGAGAGCCGGGTCGAACCAGGCGATGCCGAAGTCCAGCACCTTGACGCTCAGATCGTCCGTGAGGATGACGTTCGCCGGCTTGATGTCCCGGTGCACGACCCCCGCCTCGTGGGCCGCCGCGAGGCCCGCGCACACCTGGCCGGCCCACTCCACCGCGCGGACGGGAGGCGGTGGCGCGGAGGACTCCCCGAGCACCTTGTCCAGAGTGCGGCCGCGCACGCGTTCCATGACGACGTAGACGGTGTCGCCGTCGCGGCCCACGTCGTGCACCGTCACGACGTGCCGGTTCTCGGACAGCCCGGCCGCCGCCCTGGCCTCCCGCGTCAGCCGGGCGACCGCGTCGGCCGACCCGAGGCCGTCCCTCAGCACCTTGACCGCCACCGTGCGGTGCAGCCGGTCGTCATGGGCCTCCCAGACGACGCCCATGCCACCGGCACCGAGGCGCTCCCCGATCCGGTACCGCCCGTTGAGCAACTGCCCGCGCACGGTTCCCCCTCGTCCGCCACGCGCACGCGCGGCACCTGGTCACCACCACCCCGCCGGTCATTCAAACCAAGGTCCCGTGGCGCGGCAACGGGGCCGTCGCCGCGGCGTGTCGGACACGGCGGCGGACGGCGGCCGAACCCCATAACGCCCCCCAGACTCCGATCGCCGACCGCGACCGGGTGAGGTCGTGGCGCCACGATGGGAGGCCGCGTTCGCGACCGGGAGGTTCCGATGGCAGTGCAGCAGGCGGGCGAGCAACGGAGGCCGCCAGCACCCAGCTTTGAGGACCTCCTCGACTCCGCCCAGACCCACGCCCTGCACCTGGAGCTCCGCGATGTCTACGCCGTGGGGGAGGAGCGCGAGGTCTACGACACCTTCCAGAGGGACGGGAGCGTGCCTGCCGACGACTCGGCGTTCTGGAGCGGCTGGCTGCCGCTGGTGGAACGGACCGTCGCCCGCGGCGTGCAGGTCCGCCGGGCCCGGATCGTGTCCGAGCCGGTCACCGACTACATCCGCTTCGAGCACGCCATCACCGACGCCACTGCCGCGCCGACGAACAGGTCCGCTGGCTGCCCCGCCGCCACGCCTCCACCCTCGCCTTGCCCAGCGTGGCCTATGGCCACGCGGCACTCACCGCGGTGGGGATGCTGGACCAGAACCTCACGGGTGCCGGCATCAGTGCCGAGGAGCAGCGGCTTCAGTCCCGCTCGGCGACCGGCGACGCCGCAGGTCTTTGGGAGGCCAGCGTGACAGCGGGACGAGAGCGGTTCGGTGCAGTGCTGGGGCGTACCTGACGCGGCGGAGGCTCAGCGCCGCAGTTGGCCGCACGGGCAAAGTAGGCCGCTCAGTCACGAGTCACACATTCCAGCAGACTGTGAGCGGGTGTCGCTGCGCCTCGCAGCCAGTTCACCAGGCCGCCTGGTGACTCGTTCTCGGCGACTGTCGGCGACTGCTGCCCTGCCCCTGAAGGAGCAGTCGGCTCAGGGGTACAGGCTCTCTGCTTGCGGATCGAACCAGACGAGGCCACGCTCGCGAGCCAGTTCAGCGGCGTACTCGGACACTTCCTCGGCCTTGCCGTAGGACATGAGCAAGTACACGGTCTGGCCTGATGCCTCATCGATGACCGGGGGTGAGGCCCATACGACGTTGCGGTCGACGTCATCCGGGTACCGCGCGACGAGGGTCTCCACGTACGCCACGATGCGCGGCGCCGGAGGCACGACGGCATCGTCCGACTCCAGGTAGCGCTCGTAGAGCTCGTCCTACCTGGAGCCCGCTTGGCGGTCATCGGCTGGACGATCGCCGTCCCATACAACAAGGTCATAGCTCACAGGCGCATCGTTGCAGGCGGAAGTTTGGCCCATACGAGCAGGTCTGTTCCGCGGTCCCGGCCGGCCCCCGGCTTCTCCGGGCTGCTGAGCGAAGTTCGTCCCTGCCACAGGGGCATGCCCTGCTCGGTCCTGTGCCGGGTGTCAGTGCCAGCCTGCATGATGCCGGTCATGATCAACGACTTGGACGGATTCGACTGGGCGTCCCTGGGGCACGCCTACGGGGCGGCCGGCGACGTACCGGGATGGCTGCGCGGCATGGTGTCACCCGACTCTGATGTACGCGAGAAGGCGTTCGCCGACTTCTACAGTGCGGCGCTGCACCAGGGGAGCATCTATTCGAGCACGGTGGCCAGCCTGCCGTTCCTGTTCGCGATGGCCCACGATCCTGCGACTCCCGACCGCGCGCGAGTCGTCACGCTGCTGCTGAACATCGGGCGGGAAGCGGCCGACGCCGAAGAAACCTACGCCGTCATCGTCGGCGAGGACGGTGAAGAGTCGTCGATCTAC is a window from the Streptomyces zhihengii genome containing:
- a CDS encoding DUF6879 family protein → MAVQQAGEQRRPPAPSFEDLLDSAQTHALHLELRDVYAVGEEREVYDTFQRDGSVPADDSAFWSGWLPLVERTVARGVQVRRARIVSEPVTDYIRFEHAITDATAAPTNRSAGCPAATPPPSPCPAWPMATRHSPRWGCWTRTSRVPASVPRSSGFSPARRPATPQVFGRPA
- a CDS encoding serine/threonine-protein kinase; its protein translation is MRGQLLNGRYRIGERLGAGGMGVVWEAHDDRLHRTVAVKVLRDGLGSADAVARLTREARAAAGLSENRHVVTVHDVGRDGDTVYVVMERVRGRTLDKVLGESSAPPPPVRAVEWAGQVCAGLAAAHEAGVVHRDIKPANVILTDDLSVKVLDFGIAWFDPALGLDRLTEGVLMGTAPWMSPEQIRSGPVDHRSDLYAVGCLLYELLTGQPPFGSRSREAHFDGHLYETPAAPSTLRPGLPAALDALTLQLLAKDPADRPQRAADVAARLGDIATGLRPAAPPPDAAAAAATRAAAAPNASPRTVRLVAAAVAVVLLAGGLVTALVWANGRGGTPPGAGASDRAGASRTASPGTTPPARAGGAGPSPSVEASPVAGARFPRAAKASGPLPPGWREVREAELRFTVAVPADYERSRERAGVLYTGPGGQIVVSVYHEFGVGKPVDDDMRDQLGWYRAGADGTVDEVRGDGPAPADVLGVPGWTIEADYHKTDSGDPGSRHRRVELAATDAAREQVYFRVEFPDVPEQERRARSVLATMLERIALQGR